Part of the Acidimicrobiia bacterium genome, TGCTAAGACGGTGCTTAAAGTTGCATACACGATAAACAGCGAAGGTAAATTCAGTTCAAATTTCGATTTAGGCGCCGAGTTGTTATCAATCATTTGAAGCACGCTCAAACTGCCGTGATCGACATGGGAGCGCGAGCCAGGCAGGTTCCAGTGGGAACCATAATAAAGCCTATGGCATCAGCTAAGCTTTAGCTCACCTTGTGTACCACGACAACGTTCTTAGCCTGTTTTGCCTGGTAAAGGGCTTTGTCGGCTAGTTCCAGCAAGTCATTAACCGACCGCGTAACCTTCTCTTGGCACACCACGCCAATACTAATAGAAATCTGATTGATTTCTGCTGGCAAAGAATCAATCAGCTCGGGTGAGGTGGCCGGTAAAAGGCTTTGGCTCGCTAATGTGCCTAGGCGAGCTACTTGGGCGCGAATACCTTCCGCAAGGTGCTGTACAAAGTCACAGTTAATCCCAGAGCGCACAATGGCAAATTCGTCTCCACCAAGACGACCCAAAAGATCGGTGTCACGCATATGCTCTTTAATAACCGAGACCACGTCTTGTATGACCAGATCGCCTACCGCATGCCCATAGCGGTCGTTTATCTTCTTGAAATTATCGAAATCGATCATGGCCACTGTTACTGGCCGCCCCGAGTCTTCGGCCAGTTCTAGCAGCAGCGCTGCCTTTTCAAAAAAGGCACGACGAGTGTAGGCACCTGTTAGCCCATCCAGCTCGGCCTGACGCAAGGCCAGGAACAATTCTTGGTTCCTCATGGCCGTAGTACTGGCCACAGCGATAGGCCCCATGGCCATGAACGCCAAGCTCAATTGCATCACCACAATCACATCTTGGGTGTCCATGTCGGAACCGGCAACAAAGTCACCCACCTCGAACACAATCGCCCCCAGCATCAGAGCCAAAGTAAATACCGCTAAGACTGCGGTATTAAAGACACCACTTCTAAGCGCTGAAAAAATTAATACCGGTACCGCGAAAGTAACGGCCGTAGGCGCGTATATATAGATCCCAAAACTCAGCATTGCCACTAAAAAGACAGGAGTGACAATAACACGGCCTCGAGCCTCTTGACGTGGGGTATTAGTTATCACCCGAACACGCCGCCAGGCAGGTGCGGTTAGAACCACTGGAAGAACCAGCGCAGCATTTGAAAAACTCACGATAGCCCAGCTCAGCACGGTGGTCGCGCTGGTGTCGGCACCTAAAAGCTGTTCTAACACCATGGCCGATGCGCCCGATACCAAAGCCGCTACTACCGAAACGAAATAGATTACAACTACCGACTGTGCTCGACCTAGACGCAAATCAACGGGCTTGCTTCGATACAGCAAATACCAACCAACCACCACAAACACGGTGTTAGCTACCGCCGCCACGAACCCATGACCACTATGATTGTGCGTGAGTCCGTCGGCCAGATAAAAGCCACCCGCACTCGCAACAAAGGCTTCCCAGCGAGCCATTTGTGGCATGCGGATTAAAATACCGATGATAATGGTGGCCGCGGGCCAAACAACAGAGATTGTCGGTCCATGTCGAAAACCCAGGCCCACAGCAGATAGCGCGAATGCCAAAACGCATATGATGGCGAAATTACGAACGCGCATTGCTGAGCGCACTGGTATTTTAGTCAAAGGCTCCATTACTCAGCGTTCACGCATCCAAAAGTAATTTAGTAATGAAAACCCTAGCAGTAAATGGCCCCGATTTATCCACTAAAGAATGGATATAATCTTTAGTGGATAAACATTATGGTCATACCTCTATAACCAAAAGAGAAGGCGGCCCCACCATTAAATGGGGCCGCCTTCGGTTTAACTTAGATTAAAGCTAGTTTACTGAGTGCAGAATACTCTAACGAGCTTCCAAAGCTTCAATGAGCTTCGGCAGCACAACGTGCACGTCACCAACGATACCCAGGTCGGCCATACCAAAGATGGGAGCTTCTGGGTCCTTATTGATGGCGATAATGTGATTGGAGCCCTTCATCCCAACCGCATGCTGCGTGGCGCCTGAAATACCAGCGGCGATGTAGACGTTAGGCTTCACAACCTTACCGGTTTGTCCAACCTGGTAGGAGTAAGGCACCCAACCGGCGTCAACAATTGCCCGTGAGGCACCTGGAGCACCCTTAAGCAGCTTGGCAAGTTTTTCGATCATGTCGAACTTGTCGGATTCGCCCAGGCCACGACCGCCAGCCACTACGACCGCGGCCTCGTCAAGCTTCGGTCCGGTGGCTTCTTCCACAAAACGATTGACGATGCGAGCAGTACCAGCCGCACCTACATCGGGTACGGTCAGCGCTTCAACAGCCGCCGCGCCACCGCCAGCTGATTCTGCAGCAAACGATTTAGGACGAACCAACACGATGGCCGGACCGCTAGTGGTGACCTTGGTCTTGACGTTGACGGTGCCACCAAAAACGGGCTCGGTACCAACAATGGCATCGCCGTCGAGAGCAACGTCGACCACGTTCGTCACAACAGGCTTATCGAGCTTCACCGACAAACGAGCCGCTACGTCACGACCGTCGTAGGTGGTACCCAACATGATGAGATCGGGAGTGTTGCCAGCTTCAATGGCCGCCGCCAAAGCAGCTGCCACCGAGGCGCCTTGCATGGCACCACCGAGGTCACCGGTCGCATAAATTTTGGTCGCGCCGTGATCTCCAAGCTCAGCGGCAATGGCATCGGCATCGGCACCGCCGTAGAAGGCTTCTACGGTGTCCCCCAAGGTGCGGGCCTTAGCCAGCATCTCAAGAGTGATTGTGGCTACTTTGCCTTCGGCAGCTTGGGCATACACCCAGATTTTTGAAAGAGACATGTCCAATTCCTCCTAGAGAAGCTTGAGGCTGTCGAGGAGTTCGACAATCTTAAGGTACGCTTCGCCTTCATCTTCGATGATTTCACCGGCTTCACGAGCAGGCGCATCGGCAATTTCAACGATTTCTTGACCAGCACCAGCCCAACCAACGCTCGAGGCGTCGATACCAAGGTCAGCCAATGTCTTTTCAGCCACTGGCTTCGACTTGGCGGCCATGATGCCCTTGAAGGACGGGTAGCGTGGTTCCACCACACCAGCGGTTACTGACACCACGGCGGGCAACGGGCATTCAACCTCGTCGTAGCCAGCCTCAGTTTGGCGTTGAACCTTCACGGTGCCGTCGGCAATTTCTACCGTCTTGGCAAAGGTGATCGAAGGCAGATCCAATAGGGCGGCGACTTGCTCAGGCACAGTACCGGTGTAACCGTCGCTCGACTCGGTAGCGGCAATTACTAGATCGGGGTTGGCCTCTTTAATCACAGCTGCCAACACTTTGGCGGTACCTAAAGCATCAGTGCCCAACAGCGCGGGATCGCTCACCAAGGTGGCGGATACTGCGCCCATTGCAAGGGCAGTGCGAAGACCTGAGACTTCGCCATTCGGGGCCATCGAAACAAGAGTGACTTCACCGCCACCGGCTTTATCTACCAGCTGCAGCGCCATTTCGACGCCGTAGCTGTCAGAATCATCCAGGATAAGTTTGCCATCTCGCTTGAGGGTCTTGGTCGAGGGATCCAACGCGCCCGGCTCAGCCGGGTCGGGGATCTGCTTCACACAGACGACGACGTTCATTGTGCGATTTTGCAGCCTAGGAGGAGGCTTTTACAAATCGGCCCGTGCAAAGATGTTATATGCACTCGGCCCGCCCCACCTTAAGTCGCGGTCTCGCCACAGTCGGAGAAAAGCTCTGAAAGCCCTGCTCATCGTCAACGCTTCAGCCTCGTCAGTAACGCCTCGAAGTCGGGTCGTTATCCAGAAGGCTCTGTCTGCGGATCACAACCTCGAGGTGGCTGAAACTTCCCGCCGTGGACACGCTTCGCGTCTGGCGCGCGGCGCTGCCAACTCGGGGTTTGACGCTGTCATCAGCTTGGGTGGAGACGGCACCCTGAATGAAACCGCCAATGGTTTAGTTGGCACGAAAACCATGTTGGGTGTTCTGCCTGGAGGAAGCACGAACGTTTTCGCTCGGACGATTGGCCTTCCCAACGATCCTATAGAAGCCACCGCCACTTTACTGGAAGCCATGGCAGCACCTAACTATGCCTCTATGGGGGTTGGCACAGTCAACGGTCGGTGTTTCCTCTTTCATGTGGGCATTGGCTTTGATGCTGCGGTGGTGGAGCAGGTGGAGAAACGGGGTTCACTGAAACGCTGGGCGGGCCATCCCCTCTTTATCTACTCGGCGATTGACACCTGGCTTCGCCATTATGACCGTGCCCAACCCCATTTCACGGTCTCAATACCTTCGGTCACCCCATTAGCCGCAAACAGCTCAGACGATTCGGCCGCCAAGCACGATGCTGACACCGCGGCAACTGATCGGACCGAGACGGAAACGATCGACGATGGCTATTTCGCCATCGGGATGAACACCGACCCCTACACCTATCTCGGCAATCGGCCACTGAGCCTAATGCCGGGCGCTACTTCCGAATTCGGATTGAGCCTGGTGACTCTAAAAACCTTGCGATTTTTGCCCTTGGTGCGAAGTATCGCAACCTCGTTAGTGCGGGGAAACGGCCTCAAACCAGGAAGATGGCTAGACGTTCACCGGGGAATTACTTCGGCCACGATTAGCGGAACCCGGCCTATCCCCTTTCAGGTGGATGGCGATTATCTAGGGGCTGTACCAATACTCAATTTAGGCTACGAGCCAGAGGCCTTAAACATTTTAATGCCACTCAGCAACTAGATACGAAATCTACTCGCCGCGTTCCGTCAATACCGCTCGAGTAGGACCTGGCTTATTAGTAATAATCCCATCTACCCCTAAATCGGCTAGTCGTAGTATCTCGCTCGGTTCATCAACCGTCCAGACGTTGGTAAAAAGGTTATGTTCGCGAGCCTTGCCTATGAAGGCCGCATCGACCATTGAGAAATGGGGATGCACTCCCTCATGACCGGCATCATGGGTACGCTGCACCAGGTCATCACCCATACCAGGAAATATAAGCCAAGCAGTACGAAGTTCAGGAAATTGGACCTTAACCTCATTCAAGGTAGCCAAGTTGAAGCTTGAGACTATTACTTGCGACGCATAATTAGTTTCGTTTATTACCCTAATCACATCAGCGACGATTAGGTTATCAACATCGAAATCAGGATCATTGGGTAAATTCTTTATCTCAACGTTTACGGTCAACGACCCACAAGCCAATAGCGCCTCGGAAAGTAACGGTATGTAGCTTGGCAAGTTCGGGTAGGCAATACTCGCCAAAGCGATGCCATCAGCCAGTACAGCATCGTGGTGCACGATGAGCTCACCACTCTGGCAACGTCTCACGTCCAGCTCCACGCCATCGGCTTCCGCTCGAACGGCGGCCTCAAAAGCTAGCAGCGTGTTTTCGTGTTCATCAGCAGAAGCGCCACGGTGAGCGTATATTTCAAGCATTCTCGGTCATCTACTTTCATCTTTCTTGACAAATCTTAAACTATTTGGCAAAAAACCCTTGTCTAACGCACAACAAACCGATACGGTTACCAAGTCCCCCTATGCGCTGTGCCCCGCCCAGGCCTGCGCATGTGAATCTAGTCACGAGCGCGTGGAGGTGTCGTGGCACTCACGAGCAGCATTTCGGTTGCCTTCAACTTAGATATCGATCCGACCCAGCCCCAGGCCTGGCGGCGTTTGGCTTCTTGCCGAGACACCGACCCAGACTTGTTCTTCCCAGTAGGTACTACCGGCCCAGCGATTGAACAGATTGAAATCGCCAAAGCGGTATGCAACACCTGTGAGGCACGACTGGAGTGCCTTGAATATGCATTGACCACCAATCAAGACTCTGGCATCTGGGGTGGTACCTCGGAAGAGGAACGCCGCAAAATCCGGCGTCAGTGGGTAGCCGAGCGTCGCTCACAGGCTGCCTCTTAGCAGAATCTCTTACACCAGAGTTAACAACTACCGAAGGTTTAACCACCACACCGGTAATAGCGCCAGCTAGATAAAGTTCACAGGTTTGGGTACCAGTTCCGCTGAACTGGTACCCAAACTTTGTTTTGCACCCAACCGCTCAGCCACGATGAGCATTTCACCCCGCCGGCACGGTGAATGCATTCGGCGATCACCCATACCTAGCCTTGTCACGGCGTAGGTCACTTCGTCTGCTGAGGGTTACGAGACCTCTTAAGAACTAAAACCGATACGTCGAGTATCGGCCGGGCTCCCAATTTCCACGAAAGCTACCTTGGCCACCGGTACTCCAACCTTGCGACCACGACGGTCGGTGAGCCAAAGCACTGCATTATCATTTGCCAATTGCTCGCTCACGTACTCACTTAGGGCCTCGGGATCAGCGTCGTCAGCCAGCTCTATTTCAAGCTCACGCGCTTGTGTAATCCCAATCCGAACTTCCACGGGCTCCTCCTCATGCTGCCTCGGGCCATGTTACGCCCTAACAGGCGAAAGAGAGTAACGGGCTGAAGCAACTTCTGGTCAGGTTCTTAAATAATTTTCAGCTCGGGATGCGCACGCTTGGTTGGTGCCAATTCAACATCGATTCGCTCAGCCATGGCGGCAAACACTTGAGCCGATTCACTCTCGGGAGAAACGGCCACGATCGGTCGTCCGCTATCGCTGCCTTCGCGAAGTTCTGGTTCCAGTGGCACCTGACCCACTAGGGGAACATGTAGACGATCGGCCAGCTCTTGACCACCGCCCGCCCCGAAGAGGTAATAACGCTTGTCGTCATCGCCGGTGAACCACGACATGTTCTCAATAACGCCCTTGATGTCGAGCTGCACTTTTTGGGCCATAAAGGCCGCCCGCTGTGCAACACGTTGGGCCGCAGGTTGTGGCGTGGTCACCACAAATACTTCCGAGCGGGGCAAGAACTGAGCTAAAGAAATCGCGATGTCACCGGTGCCTGGCGGCAGGTCGACCAGCAGGAAATCAGGTTCATCCCAAAAAACATCGGTCAAAAACTGCTCAAGGGCCTTGTGCAACATTGGTCCCCGCCAAATGACTGGTTGATCTTCCTCAGCAAAAAAGCCCATGGAGATGCAACGCACGCCATGACTTTCAGGCGGTACCAACATGGAATCGATGATGGTTGGCGGATGCTCGACACCCAACATGCGTGGAATGGAGAATCCCCAAACATCGGCGTCAATTACGGCGACCGAGTGGCCGCGGTTAGCTAACGCGATGGCCAGGTTAGCGGTGACTGAAGATTTACCCACACCGCCCTTACCTGAGGCGATCAGCAGGGCCCGCGTTTTCGATTGGGGATCAGCAAAAGGAATGACCCGGCCTTCTGAAT contains:
- a CDS encoding diguanylate cyclase; protein product: MTKIPVRSAMRVRNFAIICVLAFALSAVGLGFRHGPTISVVWPAATIIIGILIRMPQMARWEAFVASAGGFYLADGLTHNHSGHGFVAAVANTVFVVVGWYLLYRSKPVDLRLGRAQSVVVIYFVSVVAALVSGASAMVLEQLLGADTSATTVLSWAIVSFSNAALVLPVVLTAPAWRRVRVITNTPRQEARGRVIVTPVFLVAMLSFGIYIYAPTAVTFAVPVLIFSALRSGVFNTAVLAVFTLALMLGAIVFEVGDFVAGSDMDTQDVIVVMQLSLAFMAMGPIAVASTTAMRNQELFLALRQAELDGLTGAYTRRAFFEKAALLLELAEDSGRPVTVAMIDFDNFKKINDRYGHAVGDLVIQDVVSVIKEHMRDTDLLGRLGGDEFAIVRSGINCDFVQHLAEGIRAQVARLGTLASQSLLPATSPELIDSLPAEINQISISIGVVCQEKVTRSVNDLLELADKALYQAKQAKNVVVVHKVS
- a CDS encoding DUF3107 domain-containing protein, encoding MEVRIGITQARELEIELADDADPEALSEYVSEQLANDNAVLWLTDRRGRKVGVPVAKVAFVEIGSPADTRRIGFSS
- a CDS encoding glycerophosphodiester phosphodiesterase translates to MLEIYAHRGASADEHENTLLAFEAAVRAEADGVELDVRRCQSGELIVHHDAVLADGIALASIAYPNLPSYIPLLSEALLACGSLTVNVEIKNLPNDPDFDVDNLIVADVIRVINETNYASQVIVSSFNLATLNEVKVQFPELRTAWLIFPGMGDDLVQRTHDAGHEGVHPHFSMVDAAFIGKAREHNLFTNVWTVDEPSEILRLADLGVDGIITNKPGPTRAVLTERGE
- a CDS encoding P-loop NTPase, whose product is MAVSEAAIIEALRPVDDPELKRSIVDLDMLRSVGQEGSAVVVQIALTTEGYPMRAELTRRVTDALMALPDVSAVNVDYTVMTDEERAALRQSLHGNPAATAGTTQRQGHSEGRVIPFADPQSKTRALLIASGKGGVGKSSVTANLAIALANRGHSVAVIDADVWGFSIPRMLGVEHPPTIIDSMLVPPESHGVRCISMGFFAEEDQPVIWRGPMLHKALEQFLTDVFWDEPDFLLVDLPPGTGDIAISLAQFLPRSEVFVVTTPQPAAQRVAQRAAFMAQKVQLDIKGVIENMSWFTGDDDKRYYLFGAGGGQELADRLHVPLVGQVPLEPELREGSDSGRPIVAVSPESESAQVFAAMAERIDVELAPTKRAHPELKII
- a CDS encoding electron transfer flavoprotein subunit alpha/FixB family protein, with the translated sequence MSLSKIWVYAQAAEGKVATITLEMLAKARTLGDTVEAFYGGADADAIAAELGDHGATKIYATGDLGGAMQGASVAAALAAAIEAGNTPDLIMLGTTYDGRDVAARLSVKLDKPVVTNVVDVALDGDAIVGTEPVFGGTVNVKTKVTTSGPAIVLVRPKSFAAESAGGGAAAVEALTVPDVGAAGTARIVNRFVEEATGPKLDEAAVVVAGGRGLGESDKFDMIEKLAKLLKGAPGASRAIVDAGWVPYSYQVGQTGKVVKPNVYIAAGISGATQHAVGMKGSNHIIAINKDPEAPIFGMADLGIVGDVHVVLPKLIEALEAR
- a CDS encoding electron transfer flavoprotein subunit beta/FixA family protein; protein product: MNVVVCVKQIPDPAEPGALDPSTKTLKRDGKLILDDSDSYGVEMALQLVDKAGGGEVTLVSMAPNGEVSGLRTALAMGAVSATLVSDPALLGTDALGTAKVLAAVIKEANPDLVIAATESSDGYTGTVPEQVAALLDLPSITFAKTVEIADGTVKVQRQTEAGYDEVECPLPAVVSVTAGVVEPRYPSFKGIMAAKSKPVAEKTLADLGIDASSVGWAGAGQEIVEIADAPAREAGEIIEDEGEAYLKIVELLDSLKLL
- a CDS encoding diacylglycerol kinase family protein — its product is MLYALGPPHLKSRSRHSRRKALKALLIVNASASSVTPRSRVVIQKALSADHNLEVAETSRRGHASRLARGAANSGFDAVISLGGDGTLNETANGLVGTKTMLGVLPGGSTNVFARTIGLPNDPIEATATLLEAMAAPNYASMGVGTVNGRCFLFHVGIGFDAAVVEQVEKRGSLKRWAGHPLFIYSAIDTWLRHYDRAQPHFTVSIPSVTPLAANSSDDSAAKHDADTAATDRTETETIDDGYFAIGMNTDPYTYLGNRPLSLMPGATSEFGLSLVTLKTLRFLPLVRSIATSLVRGNGLKPGRWLDVHRGITSATISGTRPIPFQVDGDYLGAVPILNLGYEPEALNILMPLSN
- a CDS encoding WhiB family transcriptional regulator; this encodes MDPTQPQAWRRLASCRDTDPDLFFPVGTTGPAIEQIEIAKAVCNTCEARLECLEYALTTNQDSGIWGGTSEEERRKIRRQWVAERRSQAAS